Proteins from a genomic interval of Marinobacter arenosus:
- a CDS encoding FAD-dependent oxidoreductase, whose protein sequence is MKERLSNDFQFVEVGRIDPKKVPARKRKQEFGEIYHPFTADSAASQAHRCLECGNPYCEWKCPVHNYIPNWLKLVSEGNIMRAVELCHHTNSLPEVCGRVCPQDRLCEGACTLNDGYGAVTIGSVEKYITDTAFALGWKPDMSAVKWTDRKVAVIGAGPAGLGCADVLVRNGVKPVVFDIYPEIGGLLTFGIPEFKLEKSVMTRRRKVFEEMGVEFRLSTEVGKDVMLQDIIEDYDAVFMGMGTYTYMKGGFPGENLPGVYDALPFLVSNVNRRLGFEKDASEFIDMKGKRVVVLGGGDTAMDCNRTSIRQQAESVTCAYRRDEANMPGSRREVANAKEEGVKFLFNRQPIAIIGEDKVEGVKVISTQLGEPDENGRRRPEVVPGSEEVIPADAVLVAFGFRPSPAEWFDELKIGTDDSGRVSAPEASEFAFQTSNPKIFAGGDMVRGSDLVVTAIWEGRQAAEGIMDYLDI, encoded by the coding sequence ATGAAAGAACGACTGAGTAACGACTTCCAGTTTGTCGAAGTAGGACGGATTGACCCGAAGAAGGTACCGGCCAGAAAGCGAAAGCAGGAATTTGGTGAAATCTACCACCCGTTTACGGCTGACAGTGCAGCGAGCCAGGCTCATCGGTGCCTGGAGTGCGGTAACCCGTATTGCGAGTGGAAATGCCCGGTTCATAACTACATCCCGAACTGGCTGAAACTGGTGTCCGAAGGCAATATCATGCGGGCCGTCGAGCTGTGTCACCACACCAACTCACTGCCCGAAGTTTGCGGCCGGGTTTGCCCGCAGGACCGACTGTGCGAGGGTGCCTGTACCCTGAATGATGGCTATGGGGCCGTCACTATCGGTTCGGTCGAAAAATACATCACCGACACAGCCTTTGCGCTCGGGTGGAAGCCCGACATGTCGGCGGTTAAGTGGACCGACCGGAAAGTCGCCGTCATTGGTGCCGGGCCTGCCGGCCTCGGTTGTGCCGATGTGCTGGTGCGCAACGGGGTCAAGCCGGTGGTCTTTGACATCTATCCGGAAATCGGTGGCCTGCTGACCTTTGGCATCCCCGAGTTCAAGCTGGAAAAATCCGTCATGACCCGTCGCCGCAAGGTGTTCGAGGAGATGGGTGTGGAATTCCGCCTTTCCACCGAGGTCGGAAAGGACGTCATGCTTCAGGACATCATCGAAGACTACGATGCGGTGTTCATGGGCATGGGCACCTACACCTACATGAAGGGTGGTTTCCCGGGGGAGAACCTCCCGGGCGTCTACGACGCGCTGCCGTTCCTGGTATCCAACGTCAATCGCCGCCTCGGTTTCGAGAAGGACGCGTCCGAATTCATCGATATGAAGGGCAAGCGCGTTGTGGTTCTCGGTGGTGGCGATACGGCCATGGACTGCAACCGTACCTCCATTCGTCAGCAGGCCGAGAGCGTAACCTGCGCCTATCGTCGGGATGAGGCGAACATGCCCGGTTCGCGGCGTGAAGTGGCGAACGCCAAGGAGGAAGGCGTGAAGTTCCTGTTCAATCGTCAGCCGATCGCCATCATTGGCGAGGACAAGGTTGAGGGCGTTAAGGTGATCTCGACCCAGCTGGGTGAGCCAGACGAAAACGGTCGTCGTCGCCCGGAAGTGGTTCCTGGAAGTGAAGAGGTTATCCCCGCGGACGCCGTGCTGGTGGCCTTTGGTTTCCGTCCAAGTCCTGCTGAGTGGTTTGACGAGCTGAAGATCGGTACCGACGATTCGGGCCGTGTGTCGGCGCCGGAAGCCTCGGAGTTCGCCTTCCAGACCAGCAACCCGAAGATCTTCGCCGGTGGCGACATGGTCCGGGGGTCCGATCTGGTCGTAACGGCTATCTGGGAAGGCCGGCAGGCTGCCGAAGGTATCATGGACTACCTGGATATCTGA
- a CDS encoding PilZ domain-containing protein — translation MPAKSPEKRRFHRIEFDAPCELHCLDSVWPTEVLDICLKGVLVKRPEGWNVPLKQPCEVIVHLNDHEAAIVMAVELRHVEPHRLGFKCQYIDLESATHLKRLVELNLGDQALLEREFAHLID, via the coding sequence TTGCCCGCCAAATCCCCTGAGAAGCGCCGATTTCATCGCATCGAATTTGATGCTCCCTGCGAGCTGCACTGCCTGGATAGCGTCTGGCCGACCGAGGTCTTGGACATTTGCCTGAAAGGTGTGCTGGTCAAGCGACCGGAAGGGTGGAATGTGCCATTAAAGCAGCCGTGTGAGGTGATCGTTCACCTGAACGATCATGAGGCGGCCATTGTCATGGCGGTGGAGCTGAGGCACGTTGAGCCGCACAGGCTTGGCTTTAAATGCCAGTACATCGATCTGGAAAGTGCCACGCACCTAAAGCGCCTGGTCGAGCTCAATCTCGGTGACCAGGCACTGTTGGAGCGAGAATTCGCCCATCTTATTGATTAG
- the hemE gene encoding uroporphyrinogen decarboxylase: MTELKNDRFLRALMRQPVDRTPVWMMRQAGRYLPEYRATRAKAGDFLSLCKNTPLACEVTLQPLERYPLDAAILFSDILTIPDALGLGLYFETGEGPKFKHTIRSEADVAALPTLNAEVDLDYVMNAVSTIRGALNGSVPLIGFSGSPWTLATYMIEGGSSKDFREAKKLMYGQPEVMHRLLDHLAESVIDYLNSQIKAGAQAVQIFDTWGGVLSSWAYEEFSLRYMKKIVDGLVREQDGRRVPVILFTKNGGQWLESIADTGADAVGLDWTTDIGNARARIGDRVTLQGNMDPAMLYAPPARIRQEVADILRRFGTGTGHVFNLGHGITPDVDPEHARAFIEAVVELSPEYHR, from the coding sequence ATGACCGAGCTGAAAAATGATCGCTTCCTGCGCGCACTCATGCGCCAGCCTGTTGACCGGACGCCCGTATGGATGATGAGGCAGGCTGGCCGTTATCTGCCGGAGTACCGGGCAACCCGCGCAAAAGCCGGCGACTTTCTCAGTCTCTGCAAGAACACGCCACTCGCTTGCGAGGTAACGCTTCAGCCGTTGGAGCGCTACCCACTGGACGCGGCGATTCTGTTCTCCGATATCCTCACGATTCCGGATGCGTTGGGTCTGGGGCTGTACTTCGAGACCGGTGAGGGCCCCAAATTCAAGCACACCATCCGGTCCGAGGCCGATGTGGCTGCCCTGCCGACACTGAACGCCGAGGTCGACCTGGACTACGTCATGAACGCCGTGTCCACCATCCGGGGGGCACTCAATGGCAGCGTTCCTCTCATCGGTTTCTCGGGCAGCCCCTGGACCCTGGCGACGTACATGATCGAGGGCGGGTCCTCCAAGGATTTCCGGGAAGCCAAGAAGCTCATGTACGGTCAGCCCGAGGTCATGCACCGCTTGCTGGACCATCTGGCGGAGTCGGTGATCGATTACCTCAACAGCCAGATCAAGGCCGGTGCTCAGGCGGTTCAGATTTTCGACACCTGGGGTGGCGTTCTCAGCAGCTGGGCGTACGAAGAGTTCTCCCTTCGGTACATGAAGAAAATTGTCGATGGCCTGGTGCGGGAGCAGGATGGCCGGCGTGTCCCTGTGATCCTGTTTACCAAGAACGGCGGTCAGTGGCTGGAATCCATTGCGGATACCGGCGCCGACGCCGTTGGTCTCGACTGGACCACCGACATTGGCAATGCCCGCGCCCGGATCGGCGATCGGGTCACGTTGCAGGGCAACATGGACCCCGCCATGCTGTATGCGCCGCCGGCGCGGATTCGTCAGGAAGTGGCGGATATCTTGCGTCGTTTTGGGACGGGGACCGGCCACGTATTCAATCTGGGGCATGGCATTACGCCGGATGTGGATCCCGAGCACGCGAGGGCGTTCATTGAGGCGGTTGTTGAGCTGAGTCCAGAATACCACCGCTGA
- the ettA gene encoding energy-dependent translational throttle protein EttA — protein MAQYVYSMNRVGKVVPPKREILKDISLSFFPGAKIGVLGLNGSGKSTLLRIMAGVDQDYIGEARPQPGINVGYLPQEPELDDSKTVKEIVDEAVSGVHEALAELDKVYAAYAEPDADFDALAKKQGELEAFIQATDGHDIERKMEVAADALRLPAWDQKVTNLSGGERRRVALCRLLLSGPDMLLLDEPTNHLDAESVAWLERFLHDYSGTVVAITHDRYFLDNVAGWILELDRGHGIPFEGNYSQWLENKEKRLEMEAKQEAAHQKAVKHELEWVRSNAKGRQSKSKARLARFEEMSSQEFQKRNETNELYIPPGPRLGDKVIEVDGISKSFDDRLLYEDVSFRVPPGAIVGIIGGNGAGKSTLFKMIAGFDKPDAGDIVVGETVELAYVDQMRDLDGDKTVWEELSDGNDIIKVGNYETPSRAYVGRFNFKGSDQQKRVGDLSGGERNRLHLAKLLKQGGNVLLLDEPTNDLDVETLRALEEALLNFPGAALVISHDRWFLDRVATHILAFEDDGDVVYFEGNFSEYDEDHKKRKGDSAMVPQRMKYKKLA, from the coding sequence ATGGCCCAGTACGTATACAGCATGAACCGCGTGGGCAAGGTGGTTCCGCCCAAGCGTGAAATCCTCAAGGACATTTCCCTGAGCTTCTTCCCGGGCGCCAAAATCGGTGTGCTCGGCCTGAACGGTTCCGGTAAATCCACTCTGCTCCGGATTATGGCGGGCGTGGATCAGGATTACATCGGTGAGGCCCGGCCCCAGCCGGGCATCAACGTGGGTTACCTGCCCCAGGAGCCGGAACTGGACGATTCCAAAACGGTCAAGGAAATCGTCGACGAAGCCGTTTCCGGCGTGCACGAGGCGCTGGCCGAACTCGACAAGGTATACGCTGCCTATGCCGAGCCGGATGCCGACTTTGACGCTCTCGCCAAGAAACAGGGCGAACTGGAAGCCTTCATTCAGGCCACCGACGGCCATGACATTGAGCGCAAGATGGAAGTGGCCGCCGACGCCCTGCGCCTGCCGGCGTGGGACCAAAAGGTCACGAACCTGTCCGGTGGTGAGCGCCGCCGTGTGGCTCTCTGCCGCCTGCTGCTCTCCGGTCCCGACATGCTGCTGCTGGACGAGCCGACCAACCATCTGGACGCGGAATCCGTCGCCTGGCTTGAACGCTTCCTGCACGATTACTCCGGCACCGTCGTGGCCATCACCCATGACCGGTACTTCCTGGACAACGTGGCCGGCTGGATTCTCGAACTGGACCGTGGCCACGGCATTCCGTTCGAAGGCAACTACAGCCAGTGGCTGGAGAACAAAGAGAAGCGCCTGGAGATGGAGGCCAAGCAGGAGGCAGCCCACCAGAAGGCCGTCAAGCACGAGCTGGAGTGGGTGCGCAGCAATGCCAAGGGCCGCCAATCCAAGAGCAAGGCTCGCCTGGCCCGCTTCGAGGAGATGAGCTCCCAGGAATTCCAGAAGCGCAACGAAACCAACGAGCTGTACATCCCACCGGGACCGCGCCTGGGCGACAAGGTGATCGAAGTGGACGGCATCAGCAAGTCCTTCGATGACCGCCTGCTGTACGAAGACGTTTCGTTCCGGGTACCGCCGGGAGCCATCGTTGGCATCATCGGTGGTAACGGGGCCGGTAAATCCACCCTGTTCAAGATGATTGCCGGTTTCGACAAGCCCGACGCAGGCGACATTGTTGTCGGCGAAACCGTTGAACTGGCCTACGTAGACCAGATGCGCGATCTGGACGGCGACAAGACGGTCTGGGAAGAACTCTCCGACGGCAACGACATCATCAAGGTGGGCAATTACGAGACCCCCTCCCGGGCCTACGTCGGTCGCTTCAATTTCAAGGGCAGCGACCAGCAGAAACGCGTGGGCGACCTGTCCGGCGGCGAACGCAACCGACTCCACCTGGCCAAGCTCCTGAAGCAGGGCGGCAACGTGCTGCTGCTGGATGAGCCGACCAACGACCTCGATGTGGAAACACTGCGAGCACTGGAAGAAGCCCTGCTGAACTTCCCCGGCGCGGCACTGGTCATCTCGCACGACCGCTGGTTCCTGGACCGGGTCGCCACCCACATCCTAGCGTTCGAGGACGATGGTGACGTCGTGTACTTCGAGGGTAACTTCAGCGAATACGATGAGGACCACAAGAAGCGCAAAGGCGACTCGGCCATGGTGCCCCAGCGTATGAAGTACAAGAAGCTGGCCTGA
- the radA gene encoding DNA repair protein RadA, with protein sequence MAKTRTAYVCTECGADYSKWQGQCTACQAWNTVSEVRGVSSAAKGARGARFEGFAGSLSEIKSLDDVSLAEQPRISSGMQEFDRVLGGGLVEGSAVLMGGHPGAGKSTLLLQAVCHLAASVPALYVTGEESLQQVAMRAKRLGLPTSDLKMLSETSVERVMQVAEAERPRILVVDSIQVMHVADIESAPGSVSQVRESAAYLTRFAKQTGTILFLVGHVTKDGSLAGPKVLEHMIDCSILLEGSSDSRYRTLRGIKNRFGAVNELGVFAMLEQGLKEVKNPSAIFLNRGEEAAPGSVVMVVWEGTRPMLVEIQALVDMAQGGYPRRVAVGLDQNRLAMLLAVLHRHGGMHVSDQDVFVNVVGGVKVNETSADLALLAAIVSSFRDRALPQDLVIFGEVGLSGEIRPVPSGQERIYEAAKHGFTRALVPKANAPRKDIEGMKVIPVTKLSDALSALEDV encoded by the coding sequence ATGGCAAAAACCAGGACCGCCTATGTCTGTACCGAGTGCGGTGCCGACTATTCCAAGTGGCAGGGCCAGTGTACGGCCTGCCAGGCCTGGAATACCGTGAGCGAAGTTCGGGGCGTCAGTAGCGCGGCCAAAGGGGCCCGCGGCGCCCGCTTCGAAGGATTCGCCGGCAGCCTGTCCGAGATCAAGAGCCTGGACGACGTCAGCCTGGCCGAACAGCCCCGGATCAGCTCCGGCATGCAGGAGTTCGACCGGGTTCTGGGCGGCGGCCTCGTGGAAGGTTCCGCCGTCCTGATGGGGGGGCACCCAGGGGCGGGAAAGAGCACCCTCCTGCTCCAGGCCGTTTGCCACCTGGCTGCTAGCGTACCCGCTCTCTACGTCACAGGCGAAGAGTCGCTGCAACAGGTTGCCATGCGCGCCAAGCGACTGGGGTTGCCGACCAGCGATCTGAAAATGCTGTCTGAAACCAGCGTCGAGCGGGTAATGCAGGTAGCAGAAGCTGAAAGGCCCCGCATTCTGGTGGTGGACAGTATCCAGGTCATGCACGTGGCGGACATCGAATCGGCCCCGGGCTCGGTCTCCCAGGTTCGAGAAAGTGCCGCCTACCTGACCCGCTTTGCCAAGCAGACCGGCACCATCCTGTTCCTCGTCGGTCACGTTACCAAGGACGGCAGCCTGGCCGGGCCCAAAGTGCTGGAGCACATGATCGACTGCTCGATCTTGCTGGAAGGCTCCAGCGACAGCCGCTACCGCACGCTTCGTGGCATCAAGAATCGATTTGGCGCCGTCAACGAACTGGGCGTGTTCGCGATGCTGGAACAGGGACTCAAGGAAGTGAAGAACCCGAGCGCGATTTTCCTCAATCGGGGCGAGGAAGCGGCGCCGGGCAGTGTCGTGATGGTGGTCTGGGAAGGCACCCGCCCCATGCTCGTGGAGATTCAGGCACTGGTTGATATGGCCCAGGGAGGCTACCCGCGCCGGGTGGCGGTTGGCCTGGACCAGAACCGCCTGGCCATGTTGCTGGCGGTTCTGCATCGCCACGGCGGCATGCACGTGTCCGATCAGGACGTGTTTGTGAACGTGGTAGGCGGCGTGAAGGTGAACGAAACCAGCGCTGACCTTGCCCTGCTGGCGGCGATCGTCTCTTCCTTCCGTGACCGGGCCCTGCCCCAGGATCTGGTGATCTTCGGCGAAGTGGGTCTCTCCGGCGAAATACGCCCCGTTCCCAGTGGTCAGGAGCGGATCTACGAAGCGGCGAAGCACGGCTTTACCCGGGCACTGGTCCCCAAGGCCAATGCACCCCGAAAAGACATTGAAGGCATGAAGGTAATACCGGTGACCAAGCTGAGCGATGCGCTCTCTGCCCTGGAAGACGTGTAA